The following proteins come from a genomic window of Coffea arabica cultivar ET-39 chromosome 11c, Coffea Arabica ET-39 HiFi, whole genome shotgun sequence:
- the LOC113716862 gene encoding probable inactive purple acid phosphatase 1 isoform X1, with protein sequence MRISLTLLGILVALLKLQWATSHGVQPLSTIDISSAVIALDDGAYIRATPLILGLNGQNKEWITLEYGINNPSIDDWIGVFSPANFSASICLPDNPRTFPPVLCTAPIKFQYANYTNPKYKKTGKGSLKLQLINQRSDFSFALFSGGLLKPKLVAISNTITFANPNAPVYPRLAQGKQWNEMTVTWTSGYGLDEAEPFVEWGLQGEEQRSSLAVTLTFDRNTMCGAPARTVGWRDPGFIHTSFLKELWPNLVYTYKLGHRLFNGTYIWSQMYQFRASPYPGQSSLQRVVIFGDMGKDEADGSNEYNDFQPGSLNTTKQLIEDLMNIDIVFHIGDICYANGYLSQWDQFTSQIEPIASRVPYMIASGNHERDWPGSGSFYDTIDSGGECGVLAQNMFYFPAENRAKVWYSTDYGMFRFCIADTEHDWRKGTEQYKFIEHCLSTVDRQKQPWLVFLAHRVLGYSSCAWYANEGSFAEPMGRESLEKLWQKYKVDIAIFGHVHNYERTCPVYENVCTNKEKHSYKGALNGTIHVVAGGAGASVTDSEFSGIQTAWSIFKDFDHGFVKLTAFDHSNLLFEYKKSRDGKVHDSFKISRDYRDILACTVDSCPATTLAT encoded by the exons ATGAGAATTTCCTTGACCTTGCTGGGAATTTTGGTGGCTCTGCTCAAACTTCAATGGGCGACGTCTCATGGGGTCCAACCACTTTCAACGATTGACATCAGTAGTGCTGTAATTGCTCTTGATGATGGAGCTTATATCAGAGCCACTCCATTAATTCTTGGTTTGAAT GGGCAGAACAAAGAATGGATTACTCTCGAGTATGGCATTAACAATCCGTCAATTGATGATTGGATTGGAGTCTTTTCTCCTGCCAATTTCAG TGCTTCTATTTGCCTCCCTGACAATCCTAGAACTTTTCCACCTGTATTATGTACAGCACCAATAAAG TTTCAGTATGCCAATTACACAAATCCCAAGTACAAGAAAACAGGAAAAGGATCATTGAAGCTTCAGTTGATCAACCAGAGATCCGACTTCTCTTTTGCTCTATTTTCTGGTGGATTATTAAAG ccaaagctagttgccaTCTCAAATACAATCACCTTTGCAAATCCAAATGCTCCTGTCTACCCACGCTTAGCACAGGGAAAGCAATGGAATGAA ATGACTGTGACATGGACAAGTGGTTATGGACTTGATGAAGCAGAACCTTTCGTAGAATGGGGTCTGCAAGGTGAAGAACAGAGAAGTTCTCTAGCAGTTACGTTGACTTTTGACCGTAACACCATGTGTG GTGCTCCTGCCAGAACTGTTGGTTGGCGTGACCCTGGATTCATTCATACTAGTTTTCTGAAGGAGTTGTGGCCCAATTTAGT CTACACCTACAAGCTGGGGCATAGACTGTTCAATGGCACATATATCTGGAGTCAGATGTACCAATTTAGAGCATCACCTTATCCTGGGCAAAGTTCTCTCCAACGTGTTGTCATCTTTGGTGATATGGGAAAG GATGAAGCTGATGGCTCTAATGAGTACAACGATTTTCAACCAGGATCTCTTAACACGACAAAGCAGCTTATTGAAGACTTGATGAACATTGATATAGTCTTCCACATTGGAGATATATGTTATGCCAATGGGTATCTCTCCCAGTGGGATCAATTTACTTCTCAGATTGAGCCAATTGCTTCAAGAGTACCTTACATGATTGCAAG TGGAAATCACGAACGCGACTGGCCTGGATCAGGTTCATTCTATGATACCATAGATTCAGGAGGAGAATGTGGTGTCTTGGCTCAGAACATGTTTTATTTTCCGGCTGAAAATAGAGCCAAGGTCTG GTATTCGACCGACTATGGCATGTTCAGGTTTTGCATAGCAGACACAGAACACGATTGGAGAAAGGGAACAGAGCAATATAAATTCATTGAGCACTGCCTTTCCACTGTAGATAGACAGAAGCAGCCGTGGCTAGTTTTCCTGGCACATCGTGTTCTAGGCTATTCTTCATGTGCTTGGTATGCTAATGAAGGATCATTTGCAGAACCAATGGGAAGGGAGAGCCTTGAAAAACTTTGGCAGAAGTATAAAGTTGATATTGCCATCTTTGGTCATGTTCATAATTATGAAAGGACGTGTCCTGTTTACGAG AATGTTTGCACCAACAAGGAGAAGCACTCATACAAGGGTGCCTTGAACGggacaattcatgtggttgcgGGAGGAGCAGGAGCCAGCGTTACTGATTCTGAATTTTCTGGCATCCAGACTGCATGGAGTATTTTCAAGGACTTTGATCATGGATTTGTAAAATTGACCGCATTTGATCACTCAAATCTGCTGTTTGAGTACAAAAAAAGCAGAGATGGCAAAGTTCATGATTCCTTCAAGATCTCCCGCGATTACAGAGACATCTTGGCGTGCACGGTGGACAGCTGCCCAGCTACAACCCTGGCCACTTAG
- the LOC113716862 gene encoding probable inactive purple acid phosphatase 1 isoform X2 — translation MRISLTLLGILVALLKLQWATSHGVQPLSTIDISSAVIALDDGAYIRATPLILGLNGQNKEWITLEYGINNPSIDDWIGVFSPANFSASICLPDNPRTFPPVLCTAPIKFQYANYTNPKYKKTGKGSLKLQLINQRSDFSFALFSGGLLKMTVTWTSGYGLDEAEPFVEWGLQGEEQRSSLAVTLTFDRNTMCGAPARTVGWRDPGFIHTSFLKELWPNLVYTYKLGHRLFNGTYIWSQMYQFRASPYPGQSSLQRVVIFGDMGKDEADGSNEYNDFQPGSLNTTKQLIEDLMNIDIVFHIGDICYANGYLSQWDQFTSQIEPIASRVPYMIASGNHERDWPGSGSFYDTIDSGGECGVLAQNMFYFPAENRAKVWYSTDYGMFRFCIADTEHDWRKGTEQYKFIEHCLSTVDRQKQPWLVFLAHRVLGYSSCAWYANEGSFAEPMGRESLEKLWQKYKVDIAIFGHVHNYERTCPVYENVCTNKEKHSYKGALNGTIHVVAGGAGASVTDSEFSGIQTAWSIFKDFDHGFVKLTAFDHSNLLFEYKKSRDGKVHDSFKISRDYRDILACTVDSCPATTLAT, via the exons ATGAGAATTTCCTTGACCTTGCTGGGAATTTTGGTGGCTCTGCTCAAACTTCAATGGGCGACGTCTCATGGGGTCCAACCACTTTCAACGATTGACATCAGTAGTGCTGTAATTGCTCTTGATGATGGAGCTTATATCAGAGCCACTCCATTAATTCTTGGTTTGAAT GGGCAGAACAAAGAATGGATTACTCTCGAGTATGGCATTAACAATCCGTCAATTGATGATTGGATTGGAGTCTTTTCTCCTGCCAATTTCAG TGCTTCTATTTGCCTCCCTGACAATCCTAGAACTTTTCCACCTGTATTATGTACAGCACCAATAAAG TTTCAGTATGCCAATTACACAAATCCCAAGTACAAGAAAACAGGAAAAGGATCATTGAAGCTTCAGTTGATCAACCAGAGATCCGACTTCTCTTTTGCTCTATTTTCTGGTGGATTATTAAAG ATGACTGTGACATGGACAAGTGGTTATGGACTTGATGAAGCAGAACCTTTCGTAGAATGGGGTCTGCAAGGTGAAGAACAGAGAAGTTCTCTAGCAGTTACGTTGACTTTTGACCGTAACACCATGTGTG GTGCTCCTGCCAGAACTGTTGGTTGGCGTGACCCTGGATTCATTCATACTAGTTTTCTGAAGGAGTTGTGGCCCAATTTAGT CTACACCTACAAGCTGGGGCATAGACTGTTCAATGGCACATATATCTGGAGTCAGATGTACCAATTTAGAGCATCACCTTATCCTGGGCAAAGTTCTCTCCAACGTGTTGTCATCTTTGGTGATATGGGAAAG GATGAAGCTGATGGCTCTAATGAGTACAACGATTTTCAACCAGGATCTCTTAACACGACAAAGCAGCTTATTGAAGACTTGATGAACATTGATATAGTCTTCCACATTGGAGATATATGTTATGCCAATGGGTATCTCTCCCAGTGGGATCAATTTACTTCTCAGATTGAGCCAATTGCTTCAAGAGTACCTTACATGATTGCAAG TGGAAATCACGAACGCGACTGGCCTGGATCAGGTTCATTCTATGATACCATAGATTCAGGAGGAGAATGTGGTGTCTTGGCTCAGAACATGTTTTATTTTCCGGCTGAAAATAGAGCCAAGGTCTG GTATTCGACCGACTATGGCATGTTCAGGTTTTGCATAGCAGACACAGAACACGATTGGAGAAAGGGAACAGAGCAATATAAATTCATTGAGCACTGCCTTTCCACTGTAGATAGACAGAAGCAGCCGTGGCTAGTTTTCCTGGCACATCGTGTTCTAGGCTATTCTTCATGTGCTTGGTATGCTAATGAAGGATCATTTGCAGAACCAATGGGAAGGGAGAGCCTTGAAAAACTTTGGCAGAAGTATAAAGTTGATATTGCCATCTTTGGTCATGTTCATAATTATGAAAGGACGTGTCCTGTTTACGAG AATGTTTGCACCAACAAGGAGAAGCACTCATACAAGGGTGCCTTGAACGggacaattcatgtggttgcgGGAGGAGCAGGAGCCAGCGTTACTGATTCTGAATTTTCTGGCATCCAGACTGCATGGAGTATTTTCAAGGACTTTGATCATGGATTTGTAAAATTGACCGCATTTGATCACTCAAATCTGCTGTTTGAGTACAAAAAAAGCAGAGATGGCAAAGTTCATGATTCCTTCAAGATCTCCCGCGATTACAGAGACATCTTGGCGTGCACGGTGGACAGCTGCCCAGCTACAACCCTGGCCACTTAG
- the LOC113716839 gene encoding probable inactive purple acid phosphatase 1, whose translation MRVLVTFLAVFSALLRFPGVKSHGVQPLSAIALHRAVIDIDDQAYIRATPLILGVNGQNKEWVTVEYGIQNPSVDDWIGVFSPADFSASTCLPDNLKTVPPLLCTAPIKFQYANYSNPKYRTTGKGRLKLQLINQRSDFSFALFTGGLLSPKLVALSNTVTFANPNAPVYPRLAQGKEWNEMTVTWTSGYGLNEAEPFLQWGLKGGEQRRSLAVTSTFDRNTMCGAPARTVGWRDPGFIHTSFLKELWPNSVYTYKLGHRLFNGTYIWSQMYHFRASPYPGQNSLQRVVIFGDMGKGEADGSNEYNNYQPGSLNTTKQLVENLNDTDIVFHIGDICYANGYLSQWDQFTSQIEPVASRVPYMIASGNHERDWPGTGSFYNTMDSGGECGVLAQTMFYVPTENRAKFWYSTDYGMFRFCIADTEHDWREGTEQHKFIEHCLASVDRQKQPWLIFLAHRVLGYSSSPVYASEGSFAEPMGREGLQKLWQKYKVDIAIFGHVHNYERTCPVYENVCTSNEKHYYHGALKGTIHVVAGGAGASLAEFAAIQTAWSIFRDVDHGFVKLTAFDHSNLLFEYKKSRDGKVYDSFSISRDYRDILACTVDSCPATTLAA comes from the exons ATGCGAGTTCTTGTGACTTTCCTGGCAGTTTTCTCTGCTCTTCTCCGCTTTCCAGGGGTTAAATCTCATGGAGTTCAACCACTCTCGGCGATTGCCCTCCACAGAGCTGTAATTGATATTGATGATCAAGCTTATATTAGAGCCACCCCTTTGATTCTTGGAGTGAAT GGGCAAAACAAAGAATGGGTCACTGTAGAGTATGGCATTCAAAATCCATCTGTTGATGATTGGATTGGAGTCTTTTCTCCTGCTGATTTCAG TGCGTCTACCTGCCTCCCTGATAATCTTAAAACTGTTCCACCTCTGTTGTGTACAGCACCAATAAAG TTCCAATATGCAAACTACTCCAACCCCAAGTACAGAACTACTGGAAAAGGAAGATTAAAGCTGCAGTTGATCAACCAGAGATCGGATTTTTCTTTTGCACTATTCACTGGTGGATTGTTATCA CCGAAGCTGGTGGCCTTGTCAAATACAGTTACCTTTGCAAACCCAAATGCACCAGTCTATCCACGCTTAGCCCAAGGGAAGGAGTGGAATGAA ATGACTGTGACATGGACAAGCGGTTATGGACTGAATGAAGCAGAGCCTTTCCTCCAATGGGGTCTGAAAGGAGGAGAACAGAGACGTTCTCTAGCAGTGACATCGACATTTGATCGTAACACCATGTGTG GAGCTCCAGCAAGAACTGTTGGGTGGCGTGACCCTGGATTTATTCATACAAGTTTCTTAAAGGAATTGTGGCCCAACTCAGT CTACACGTATAAGTTGGGCCATAGATTGTTCAATGGCACATATATCTGGAGTCAGATGTACCATTTTAGAGCATCACCTTATCCTGGGCAAAATTCTCTGCAACGTGTGGTCATTTTTGGTGACATGGGAAAG GGTGAAGCAGATGGCTCTAATGAATATAACAATTATCAGCCTGGATCTCTTAATACAACCAAGCAGCTCGTAGAAAACTTGAATGACACTGATATAGTGTTCCACATTGGAGATATCTGTTATGCAAATGGATATCTTTCCCAGTGGGATCAGTTTACTTCTCAGATTGAACCTGTTGCTTCAAGAGTACCTTACATGATTGCAAG TGGCAACCATGAGCGCGACTGGCCTGGAACAGGTTCATTCTACAACACCATGGATTCAGGAGGAGAATGTGGTGTCTTGGCTCAGACTATGTTTTATGTTCCTACTGAGAACAGAGCTAAATTCTG GTATTCCACAGACTATGGCATGTTCAGGTTCTGCATAGCTGACACAGAACATGATTGGAGAGAAGGAACGGAACAGCATAAATTCATTGAGCACTGCCTCGCATCTGTCGATAGACAGAAGCAGCCATGGCTAATCTTCCTCGCACATAGAGTTCTTGGCTATTCTTCATCTCCTGTGTATGCTTCTGAAGGATCATTTGCAGAACCAATGGGAAGAGAGGGTCTTCAAAAACTCTGGCAGAAGTATAAAGTTGATATTGCCATATTTGGGCACGTTCATAATTATGAAAGGACCTGTCCTGTTTATGAG AATGTTTGTACAAGCAATGAGAAGCATTACTATCATGGCGCCTTGAAGGGGACAATACACGTGGTTGCAGGAGGAGCAGGAGCAAGCCTTGCTGAATTTGCTGCCATCCAAACTGCATGGAGTATTTTCAGAGATGTTGATCATGGATTTGTAAAATTGACCGCATTTGATCATTCAAATCTCTTGTTTGAGTACAAGAAAAGCAGAGATGGCAAAGTTTATGATTCATTCAGTATCTCCCGTGACTATAGGGACATCTTGGCCTGCACTGTGGATAGCTGCCCAGCTACAACCCTTGCAGCTTGA